The genomic DNA CGAAAGGGGTAGACGATGGACAGCAGGTTAATATTCCTGCGCCGCAGTATGGAGGACGTTATTATGAAGATGATCGGACTGTTAGATTAGTCCGTGCCGCAAGGCCGAGTCCTTGATGATGAAGTCATTGAATTAGTAACCGAGAAAAGCCCATACACTAAACGCGACCGTACTAAAACTGACACAGGTAGGCGAGGCGAGTAGCCTAAGGTGCTCGGGAAAACGCTGGTTAAGGAACTCGGCAAAATTGCCCCGTAACTTCGGGATAAGGGGTGCCTACTTCGGTAGGTCACAGCAAAGCGGTATCGGCGACTGTTTACTAAAAACACAGGACTCTGCGAACTCGTAAGAGGATGTATAGAGTCTGACGCCTGCTCGGTGCCGGTAAGTTAAGGAAGGGGGTTCACGCCCACAACCGAAGCTCCGGTAAACGGCGGCCCTAACTATGAGGGTCCTAAGGTAGCGAAGTTCCTTGTCGGGTAAGTTCCGACCTGCATGAATGGCGTAACGACTGATACACTGTCTCAACCAGCGACCCGGTGAAATTGTAGCCGTGGTGAAGATGCCACGTACCCGCAGCGTGACGGAAAGACCCTATGAACCTTTACTGTAGGCTGGTATTGGTATTAGATACATTTTGTGTAGGATAGGTGGGAGGCTGAGACTAGGAGTCGCCAGATTTCTAGGAGCCGTTGGTGAAATACCACCCTGAATTTATTTGATATCTAACTCCATCAACAAAATGGTGGACAGTGCCAGTTGGGCAGTTTGACTGGGGCGGTCTCCTCCTAAAGAGTAACGGAGGAGCTCAAAGGTACCCTCAGCCTGGTCAGCAATCAGGCGTAGAGCGTAAACGTAGAAGGGTGCTTGACTGCGAGATTGATGAATCGAGCAGAGACGAAAGTCGGAGTTAGTGATCCGGCGGTTCCGAATGGAAGGGCCGTCGCTCAACAGATAAAAGGTACTCTGGGGATAACAGGCTGATCACACCCGAGCGTCCATAGCGGCGGTGTGGTTTGGCACCTCGATGTCGGCTCATCACATCCTGGGGGTGAAGAAGCTCCCAAGGGTTCGGCTGTTCGCCGATTAAAGTGGTACGCGAGCTGGGTTTAAACCGTCGTGAGACAGGTTGGTCCCTATCTGCTGTGGGCGTATGAAATTTGAGGGATTTTCTCTTTAGTACGAGAGGATTTAGAGGGACGTACCTCTGGTGTTCCTGTTGTTTCGCTAGAAGCAGCGCAGGGTAGCTATGTACGGTTCGGATAAGTGCTGAAAGCATATAAGCGCGAAGCCAGTCCCAAGATAAGATTTCGATGAGTCCCCTGGAAGACTACCAGGTTGATAGGCTGGCTGTGTAAGGTAGGTAACTATCTCAGCTGACCAGTACTAACGGACAAATGCTTGACCATTTTAGTTTCTATCATGCAGAAACCGGTCAACGAAACAATGCATCATACATTGTAAAAACGCTACAACTAAGAGTTACACGCGTCTTGTGCCATATTAATACATGACTTGAAAGTTTCATCGCTTTCAAGTCATTTTCCGGTGACCATATCCATGTGGAAACACACGTTCCCATTCCGAACACGACCGTTAAGCACATGGAGCCGATGATAGTGCCGCAAGGTGCGAAAGTAGGTCATTGCCGGTTCTTTTAAACCCTTCAACTTCGGTTGAAGGGTTTTTTTTATGCGCCGACTTTATTCTTGCACGCATACGCCCATCACTTATACGTAGAACCACTTCATATTTATTCGACTCCTCCACAATCATCTATAATTGCTTGCATTCACACAGCAATCCTGAGGCTCTCGATCAACCTTAGCTAACACATAGACACTCTCTTCTCTGTCACTCGCTCCGACATCCGATCAGATCAGTTTCCAGAATGGTGTCTTCATTCCATTTTGTGTCGATCACAAATTCTATTCGATCACCTTTCAAATTGGGTTGCGAGGTCTGCCTCGTGTGCAACAACGATCTTGTTGACGAATCGCGTTCTTCACGGACGCACAACCCAGAAAACTGCTCAAGTTCCTCGGCCTTCAATCTTCCTTATCATTTCCGTGGCGAATCTCACCGCATATCAAGCAGCTGCAATCCTGTGATTCTACACTTGCGTTGATATCGCAAACGCTCCCCACAAACAGATCCTCTTCTTACCCTCCCTGGGCGCCTTCATTTAATGGCTCCAAATCCAATTACCCACCGTCTGGAATACAGTACCGTTTCATCCATGATTTACATTTTGGATGCTTCGCCTTTCATTCCGCGAATCCCGTTATCCATATCATTTCAATGAACTATGAGCGGTGAGGCATTTTGAATTCTCCGATACCACTCGGTAGCTCGATCACAGCCTTTCCAACCTGAACCTTGACCATCGATAACTCATTGGTCTCATCCAGGTGGATTCACGATCCACTTATACTTTCACGTATACCCACTGATATTCGACTCAATCAATTCCCATATTGGTGCGTGTGAATGAGAGTTCCACAAGAAATCAGAGAGAGCGTCTTCGCGCTAATCGAAGTCGCCTCCTAACCATCGAGATACGAAAAAAGCCTTGAAAACGGTCTAATGTTTTCAAGGCTCGCTGAATGAGTGCAAGTTTCGACGATTCAGAAGCAGTACTACTTCTGAATCGCTTCCGATTCACCACTTGCGATGTCACCAGGCAACAGTTTCTCGGTATGTTTTTGCGTGAATGTCATTTGGGAGGCCCCCTGACCGAAGTTCACGACCTGATTATTTTGAGACACTTCTCGGCTGATCACCAACCCTTTTTCCAGATCGAAAAGAATTGTCCCTTCTGGTTGGCGGCGAATCAGTTGAATCTCCAAATCAGCATTATTCAAAGGAGTCAGAACCTTGGTCTTCATACTAATCTTAGCGATTCCGTCCTTGACCGACTGAATAAAATATCGACGCTGCAGCTTAATATTCTGCTTCAGGCTTCCACCTGGGAGATTCAAAGGAACGGTCACTTCTTCTTTCCACAGCCCACCCACCTTCACTGGTTCTTCGGGCAATTTGACAAGAACATCCTGAGCAAGCTCTTTGACCTCTTTGTCCTTGTTCAACAAAGTTTCGATTTTCTCGATATCGCCCGTCGCTGAGAGATCGACTCGCAAATGTTTCTTTCCCACCATCGATGCCAGTGGGGCAAAAAGAGCTTCGGGTTCCTCGTTTTTTCGGCTGTCATACTCAGCTTGCTGGCCGTTTTGATTCACATGGGTTTTCACCCATTCCATATTCATTAATTCGAGAGTCGCCATCCCATCTTTGTCGACTGAGATCACGGTGTAGTTTTTGACGGAATCCTGATACGAGAAAGGCGTGTCCTCATCCATGCCAATTTTGATGACATAATCATCGCGAGAGGAGACCTCGTACCGAATAACCTGACCTTCAACAAATTTATACCGCAGTAAGTACTCTTTTGAGTCCTCAGCCTGAGCAACTGAACTCGCGAAGATAATAATTGCGAACGAAATCTTTGAAAAACGTGACATCAGAGCATCCTTGCCCGGAGTTGTAGGTTGAGAATGTAGAAGAGCCTCAGTTCGGGAACCTGGATCACCAAGACGATTCTCATAGTTTGAAGCGTCAATGTCAGGTTCTTGAGCCAACTTTAGAACCAGTCCGAAAACCCTTGGAATCACCGCTTTTCTCGATGCTTGAGAGCGTAATTTCAGGTGTCAGGATCAGTTCTAGATAATCTCTACCAAAAACCCAGAAATTCCGCGAGGTGAATTTCTTCTACCGGAAAATTCGAATGAATTTCCAATGAGAAAATCAGTGAGAGTTAGAGCAGTTTGCTCTAACGCGTGCCCGTGAAAAACGCATTTCCCTAGAACCAGTCCGATAACCTCTGGAATAGCTGCTTTTCTCAACGTTTGAGAGAGCAACTTCAAGTTTCAGAATCAGTTCTAGTAAAAATGCTGTTCGCCATGAGGCAGATCCTGCAAACCAATTCGAAAGATGCGCTAGACGGGAGCAGGCTCAATCGACGCGTTTTGACTTCACCGGCTGGTATCCAAGGACAACAGTCCGTCATCTTCTAACATGTTCTTCATTTTGTTGACGACCTCAGAATGCTTCGAGGAAATGTCCGTCTCCTCTCCGAGATCTTTTTCTAGATTGTACAGTCGCCAATCTTCTTCAAATTGCTGGTTAGACTTTGATTTCTTCGTTTTCTTGCTGCGATATTTGACAAGTTTCCACTGCTCATGACGCATTCCAATCGCAGTTTCTCCTTCTTGACTGGCCCAAAAAAGGTAGTCATGTTTTTTTTGCTGAGCATCCTTGCCGAGCAGTGTCGGCAAATAGGAGATTCCGTCAATATTTTCTGGAATTTCAACCGAGGCGACTTCGCACGCTGTTGGAAGAAAATCCCAAAACGCCGAAGGTAAATCGCTTTCAGTACCGGCTTTCACCCTGCCTGGCCAGCGGGCAATCATCGGAACCCGAATACCACCTTCGTGCATCGAGCGTTTATACCCTTTAAGCGGTCCGTTCGAATCAAAGAACTCATGCTTGTGCCCACCCTCTTCGTGCGGCCCATTGTCTGATGTAAAAATAACGAGAGTTTTTTCATCCAAATTCAACTCATTGAGAAGTGCGAAGAGCCGACCAACGTCGCGGTCCATGTGGGTAATCATCGCTGCAAATCCTTTTTCGGGATTCGGCCAGTCTCGATCTGCATAAATTCCGTATTCTGGAATTTCCATCCCATCCCCTAAAACGCGGCCGCCTTCATTATTCGCGTGTGGAATTGTCCAGTGTATGTGCAACAGGAAAGGATTTTTCTGGTTCGCTCGAACAAAATCAAAGGCTGCTCTTGTCATAAAATCGTGCGAATAACTGACTCGCTGCGAAGAGACCCGACCACGAGCCTGTGGATCTTGCATTAAAACATTTCCAGGCAGAGTGACTTGGGTTTTATTTTCCCAAAGAAATGGCGGATAGAAATTATGGGCAGTCCCCTGATTGAGGTATCCGTACCAATAATCAAAGCCATTGTTGTTCGGATGCCCGACGTTATTGACCTCGCTCGGATCGTTGACGTTTCCGAGTGCCCATTTTCCGACTCCGCCAGTTTTGTAACCTTTTGCCTTGAGCAACTCAGCGACTGTTACTTCTTCAGGTTGAAGCAACCGGCTTCGATTTCCAATTAATCCAGTATTTCCACAATGTTTCCCCAGCCACAACACCAGTCGTGACGGTCGACAAACCGTATGACCGGCGTAGTGATTGGTGAATCGCATTCCCTCAGCTGCCATGCGATCGATATTCGGAGTCTCGATCTCTTTCTGCCCGAAGCACCCTAAGTCTCCATAACCCAAATCATCCGTCATAATGTAAATGATGTTCGGTTGCTCAGCGGCAAAGAGATTTATTCCTGAAAAAACAAGACAACAACAGAGAACGAATTTCGAAAACGGTTTCACAATTACGATTCCAGCAGGAGTTTATTTTTTGAGAGACTGCAAGCATATCACATGCATTGAAGTTTATAAGATTCGTATGTCCACGGGGAGCCAGAACTGAGAAGTGCCAGCCGAATCAGAGACCAAAAATTACACCAAGAATGGCTGCCTCTGTGAATTCGAACCTGTCCTGCCCTATCAGAGTGAGTATGATAGGGGTAATAAACTTTCAAAAACGCAGCAAAAACTTGGGCTATCCTCTCAAACGCTAAGAATCGCCGTCATTCGAGAGGTTTTCGTATCAGTACTTCACTTTGACTCTCGATCGCCTCATGCCTTTCATTTACCGATTTCTGTTTCTCGCTGTTCCATTCGCTTGCCTGCCTGGTTTCGTGTTCGCCGAAGAGCCCACGAAAATTGCGGGCGAAACAATGGGAACGACGTACCACATCTCCTGGATCGGTAACGACTCGAAACCTGACGAAATTCAGCAACTCGTCGACGCTCAACTTGTGCAAATCAATAAATTGATGTCGACGTACGATCCGGACTCAGAACTTTCCCGCTTCAATAAATCGACTCAAACTGATTGGTTTCCAGTTTCTGAAGAAACGGCCACTGTGGTGCAAGCAGCTCTGGAAATCAGCAAACTTTCCAAAGGAGCGTTCGACCCGACGGTCGGCCGACTTGTCCGGCTTTGGAATTTTGGAAGCGGACCGCATACCAATGAACCACCGACTGATGAAGAAATTCAAAAGGCATTGAAATCGGTGGGGTACAAGCTCATCAATGTTCGAACTGACCCTCCTGCAATTTCAAAGTCGAATCCCGATGCTGAACTTGATTTGTCGGCGATTGCCAAAGGCTTTGGCGTCGATGTCGTATTCGAACTGCTTCAAGATCAAGGAATTGAAAACTTTATGGTGGAAATCGGCGGGGAAGTTCGCGCCGCTGGAACAAAAAATGGTGTCCCCTGGACGATCGCAATTGAACGTCCGGAATCATTAACTCAAAGCATGCATGCGAAAGTCGAGTTGACGGATGAAGCACTCGCAACTTCGGGGAACTACCGCAACTATTTCATAAAAGACGACGTCCGTTACTCACACACCATCGATCCCCGAACGGGAAAACCGGTCACTCATCAGTTAGCCTCGGTTTCGATTGTCGCCAAAAACTGCATGCACGCCGATGCATGGGCCACCACTTTAATGGTGATGGGTTCCGAAGAAGGACTTAAACTTGCTGAGGCCAATCATCTTTCAGCCTATTTGCTTGAAAGGCAAGGCGATGATTTTCGAGAGTTGTCATCGAGTGATGTCGCCGAGAAATTTGTTAAATTCACACAGGCTCAAAACGAGAAGAAGAAATCGATGTCACCGATGCTCACTACGTTCCTGCTAGCTGCCGCTGTCTTTGCAATTGCCCTGATCGGCCTGGCCGCCGGAGTGATCCTTTCGAACAAAACTCTCAAAGGGAGTTGCGGAGGAATCGCAGGTACAAAAGATGAACAGGGAAATTCTATCTGCGAACTCTGCACGACCCCACCGGAAGAGTGCGATCAGTTCAAAGAGAAACTTCGCGAACAGCTGAAAGAGGACTCCAAAAACTGATTGAGGACTTCATCACTTCTTCAATGAGACACAGCCTGGTTCTTCTCTTTCCAGAATGAGCCGATGCAAAATTTTCTTTGGTTTTCTGCGTGGCGTCTCAAAATGAAAGTCGCCTGATAAGCGTTCACCCTCACATTGGATGCGCACGACGAAGCTCCTTATGTGAGGTTGATTCCAGACGTACGAAAACTAAGTGACTCAGTCGAGGACCTCTCGTGTTCATGATTGGCCCAAACTTTGGATTCTTGTACTACTGGACAATCATCTTGATAGTTGGAGCTGTTTTGTTGTTTTTGACTTTTGGCCTCACCAAGAAAAACCCCAGACGATATCTCATCTTATTCGCGGCGGTAACGGTGTTGGTCTCTGCAGCCGTGACGGCTTTCGCTTCTATTCTTGCATTTATCAGTGTCATGCAAGCGATCTAAAGTTTCCCAATGCTTCTCTCATCCGCAAAGTACGTTTTCACAAGTCGATACGCTGATGACGCGAGACAGAACTGTAAAGACGAAATTTAGATTTGCTCTAGATAAGTTGCTCAAAGAAAACGGTGCACCTGACTTTCACGACGCTTGGCAACTCAACTTCATCCAATGCAGTGCGAGTCGCAGATTGGCTTGGGTCCAAAGGAGTGGGCAGATGTCGTTCGGGATCCAGTTCCCATCTTCAAGGAAGTAGGATTCCGGGCAACGATAGGGACCGAAGCGTGAATGATAATCGGTCAGTTGAGCGAGTGATCGCTTCATGTGGAAGAGTTGCAACTCGCGATCTTCTTCGCGGCCAGATTCAAGATATCGTTGAGCGAAAATAATTGAGAGAATCGGATCGAACAGACACCACTGCGCTTCTTGCCCCTCTTGCAAAAGTGCATCTCGACCAGAAAGGTCTTCGCTGTAATCAGTCGTTCGCGTTTCCGGAGAAAGCAATGCGCGATAGTTGGCACACCAGTAAGAATCCCCAATGTAGCGCTTGATTCCGATTGGCTCCATCAAATGTTCACGAACATTATCTATGATCTGAGCTGCTGTTTCGCGATCTACAATTTGTAGCGGGTAACTAAGAAAAAGAAGGGCAGCATCGTAAAGCCGATGCTGAGATGGATCTGACTGAATGCACTCTGCTGGAAGAATTTCATCGAGCGCCGATTCTCCCTCAACCAGACATTTGACGATCTGATCTTGTACTGAAGAATCGAGTTCGGTTCCCGATTCACTTAGCCAGGATTTCAGTTCAATAAGACCTGCAACCACCGGGCCGATGCTACTGGCTTCGATTTTCTTCGTCTCTTCCCAATGACCACTCTCTTCGTCCTGCCAATATTCAATCTTGTGAAGATACTGAACAACGAGCGAAAGCAGATCAACAATTTTTTCGTTTGCGGCAAGATCGCCAGACCGCAACAGCTTGCACATCAACCACAAGAAGTAACCGATTGCATCGTTTTGAGCGTGTGCCCAGTGTTCAGCATTTTCAGTCAGCGACTCTCCATCGAAGCGGATGTGCGGTCGTGATTGCACATCCTCGGGGTCGGTCTTGCCTGAAATGATGTCGACAAATTTGTGTCGATACTTCGAATAGAATCTGACGAACGACTGAATCGCATTGACTGCGATCTGTTTTTCGCCAATCACCCACAGGGCATGGGCGATATGGATGTTGTCGCGAACCCAGACGTTCTGGTAACCGGTCAGTCGGAATTCTGGATTTTCAGCAGCCGCTGCGGAGAACAGACCGGTCGATAACGTTGGAAAATTGAACGTTCCCTGATCGACGAGAAATTGAATAATTTCATCAATTTCCTGAGAGGTCGTGTTGCTCGACACCCATTCCGAAGGAGGGGTTGTTGATCCAATTGCCATCTCTTGTCCCTCCATGAAACAAATTCATTCGCAACTGACCGACTCGCACCCAAAACCTGAAGATGAACTCCGAACCCTCAATGATTCAGAACAATGTCAGTCGCAGTTTTTGCGGTACTTCAAGTCTGTTGCCTGCGAGGATCATGAACAGCTCGCGGCGTCTTTACGAATTCTTGTAGTCGCCGACAGCGGGAGCACTTGGCTGTGCGTCGGGGCCAAAGTATCGCAGGCCGACGAGAGGTTCTTTACCAGTGTTTTCGTAGGTCACTCCTTCGCCCGCTTTCTTCGCAGTGACGAAAATTTCGTCTTCCGTCATTTCGCCAAAACGAATCATCACAGGAGACTGCAGAACCATACTTTCGACTTGACCACTACCTTGAACGGTGATCCAGGAGTACGCTCCCCCATCTTTGATTGTGCATTTCGCACCAGGTTGAAGCGTCAGCTCTTTCGCCGTGAACAGTTGCTCACCGTCCACTTTTCCGTAGACGATCCACTTATCAACCCAACCATTTCCCTGCTCGGAAACGATCGGCTCGAGATAATTCGAATCCTTGAAGTTCGGGTCGACGTTTTTCTCCCAGTCGAGTGCTTCGACAAGGTAAGTGTTGTCGTCGTGCTTGTCTGCTGGGAAATCTTTGGTGAGCAATGCCCGTGGAACTTCACGACCTTCGACGAGGTTTTGGTACATCCCGAAGACATCGCTTCCCCACTGTGGTTCGTATGTCACTAATGAACCAGGAGCATGGAGGACACAAGGGGGGATTAACCAGCCTGTCCCCGGCTTGAGGCGATACGCCTTTGAGAGATCCAAAATTCCGTTATCGCCATCATTCCAGCGATCGAGACAATCAATGACATCCTGTTTTGTGGTGCCTGGCTCTAACCCCATGAATGTGTATGGAAAATTATTTCCAATGGCATTCATTTGTGGTGGGAAGTAGTACGACTCCGGCTTTCCTTCTTGCCCCACTTTGGCAGCTTGCTCTTTATTCTGGTGCATGTGGTGCGGAATCGGCCCCATGTTATCAAAGAATTTCGAGTAGACCGGCCACTTCTTGTAAGTGTCCCAAATGTGGTCTCCGATAATCTCGCCCTTCAGCTCCTCGACAGCATCCCGTAACAGGAATTTTTCCCCGTTGTGAACACAGTACGAAAGACCTTCGTCCCATCCACGGTTATCGTTGGCTGCTTCGGTGGTTGAACCGAACCAGCGTTCATCGATCCCGCCCCGATTCATTCCGAGCGCGTAATAATCATTCGGATGGAGTTTCAGCCGGCGTCCTGGTTGCAGGAAGGAGCGTGGAACCCAGTTCGGAGCGAGCCGAAAAATCCCACCGGTCTCAGACAGAGCTGCAGATGCAAGTTGATTGACATTGGCCATTTGACTTTGCCTTCTTTCAAATTTGAATCACTTCTCGTACTGACTCACCAGCAGAGGGACCTGATTGAACCCGCTTGACGATCCTTTTCAGGAATCTTTTTGAGGTCGACGCCCGCGGCCCCGACGTTGGCCGCCACGTTGACCACCGTTACGCTGTCCTCCTTTGCGATTGGAAGACGACGCATTTTGCTTTTTCGTATCCAGATAGGAGATCGCCTCTTCCCAAGTTGGAATTCCGGCGTAACGATCTTTCGCCTCTTCTTGAGGTTTCTTATCGGCAACCTTTTCAGCCTTTTTACGAGCTGCAGGCTTTTCACTGGCTGCTGACGCCTTTTTCGAAGTGCGTCGTTTTTTCTCAGTTGCTTCTTCTCGCTGAACCCGTTTTTGTTTTGGGGCACGGCGTTTTTTAGGCTTCGGACGAGGTGCGTCATCGTCAACTTCAAGACCGGCTCCAAACCCGTCATCGTCATCGAAGTCGTGATCGCTACTGGCAACGGATTCTTCGACTCCTTCATCGTCGAAGTCATCATCTTCGACATCGTCGAAATCTTCATCATCGTCGATGTCGTCATCGATGGAGTCACTCAGTTCAGGCCCATCGAGAAGACCGGCTCCGAAGCCATCGTCATCATCTTCGATGCTTTCCTGCACAACCGGTTTGGGCTTACGACGTTTGGGACGTCGTTTCCTTTTGGGTTTTCTGGAGCTTTCCTCCTGAGGACTTTCTTCTTCACCGCTTGATTCGACAGCCTCTTCTTCAACGACCGTTTTCGCTTTAGGCTTCTTGCGTCGCTCCGGCTTCCGCTTCTTCGCAGGTTCTGACTTTTTAGCTCGCGACTTTGAGCCATCGTCAGTCAAACCATCCAGAGCATCCCAATAGGCATCTCGCTCACTTCGTTCTTCTTCGTCGTCGTCATTTCCATCATCGTCGCCGTCGTCGTCAGCGGCGGCCTCTTCTTCGTCATCGTCGCCGAAAGCTTCATCTTCGAGTTCGTCAACGTCTTCATCTTCACAGACTTCGGCACTGACATCGTCGTCATCGAAAGACGAATCTTCGACGCCTGCTCCGAAATCGTCGTAGTCATCATCCAGCAACCCGGCACCAAATCCGGATTCAGATTCAGAGTTCGCCTCTTGAGCAGGGACAACGGGCTTTTTCGCCGCGGAGACTATCCAGGCAATGGGATCGTCGTCATCGCTGGCTTCGGCAGCGGCCGATTCTTTTTCAGGATCGAGCTTTTCAGCATCGCTTTTCTCAGCGTCCGCCGAAGAAGAGGCGACAGCCTCAATCTCTTCGTCAGGCAAGCCAAATCCGAGGTCATCCAGCCCCAAGCCATCGACTTCGAGCGGTTCTTCATCATAGTCCGAGGCATTCAAGTCCACACCTAGAAGGTCATGGGCTAACGATTCGACGTCATCGTCTTCCGGATTC from Thalassoglobus polymorphus includes the following:
- a CDS encoding DUF6263 family protein, translated to MSRFSKISFAIIIFASSVAQAEDSKEYLLRYKFVEGQVIRYEVSSRDDYVIKIGMDEDTPFSYQDSVKNYTVISVDKDGMATLELMNMEWVKTHVNQNGQQAEYDSRKNEEPEALFAPLASMVGKKHLRVDLSATGDIEKIETLLNKDKEVKELAQDVLVKLPEEPVKVGGLWKEEVTVPLNLPGGSLKQNIKLQRRYFIQSVKDGIAKISMKTKVLTPLNNADLEIQLIRRQPEGTILFDLEKGLVISREVSQNNQVVNFGQGASQMTFTQKHTEKLLPGDIASGESEAIQK
- a CDS encoding arylsulfatase produces the protein MKPFSKFVLCCCLVFSGINLFAAEQPNIIYIMTDDLGYGDLGCFGQKEIETPNIDRMAAEGMRFTNHYAGHTVCRPSRLVLWLGKHCGNTGLIGNRSRLLQPEEVTVAELLKAKGYKTGGVGKWALGNVNDPSEVNNVGHPNNNGFDYWYGYLNQGTAHNFYPPFLWENKTQVTLPGNVLMQDPQARGRVSSQRVSYSHDFMTRAAFDFVRANQKNPFLLHIHWTIPHANNEGGRVLGDGMEIPEYGIYADRDWPNPEKGFAAMITHMDRDVGRLFALLNELNLDEKTLVIFTSDNGPHEEGGHKHEFFDSNGPLKGYKRSMHEGGIRVPMIARWPGRVKAGTESDLPSAFWDFLPTACEVASVEIPENIDGISYLPTLLGKDAQQKKHDYLFWASQEGETAIGMRHEQWKLVKYRSKKTKKSKSNQQFEEDWRLYNLEKDLGEETDISSKHSEVVNKMKNMLEDDGLLSLDTSR
- a CDS encoding FAD:protein FMN transferase codes for the protein MPFIYRFLFLAVPFACLPGFVFAEEPTKIAGETMGTTYHISWIGNDSKPDEIQQLVDAQLVQINKLMSTYDPDSELSRFNKSTQTDWFPVSEETATVVQAALEISKLSKGAFDPTVGRLVRLWNFGSGPHTNEPPTDEEIQKALKSVGYKLINVRTDPPAISKSNPDAELDLSAIAKGFGVDVVFELLQDQGIENFMVEIGGEVRAAGTKNGVPWTIAIERPESLTQSMHAKVELTDEALATSGNYRNYFIKDDVRYSHTIDPRTGKPVTHQLASVSIVAKNCMHADAWATTLMVMGSEEGLKLAEANHLSAYLLERQGDDFRELSSSDVAEKFVKFTQAQNEKKKSMSPMLTTFLLAAAVFAIALIGLAAGVILSNKTLKGSCGGIAGTKDEQGNSICELCTTPPEECDQFKEKLREQLKEDSKN
- a CDS encoding glycoside hydrolase family 15 protein; translation: MAIGSTTPPSEWVSSNTTSQEIDEIIQFLVDQGTFNFPTLSTGLFSAAAAENPEFRLTGYQNVWVRDNIHIAHALWVIGEKQIAVNAIQSFVRFYSKYRHKFVDIISGKTDPEDVQSRPHIRFDGESLTENAEHWAHAQNDAIGYFLWLMCKLLRSGDLAANEKIVDLLSLVVQYLHKIEYWQDEESGHWEETKKIEASSIGPVVAGLIELKSWLSESGTELDSSVQDQIVKCLVEGESALDEILPAECIQSDPSQHRLYDAALLFLSYPLQIVDRETAAQIIDNVREHLMEPIGIKRYIGDSYWCANYRALLSPETRTTDYSEDLSGRDALLQEGQEAQWCLFDPILSIIFAQRYLESGREEDRELQLFHMKRSLAQLTDYHSRFGPYRCPESYFLEDGNWIPNDICPLLWTQANLRLALHWMKLSCQAS
- a CDS encoding cupin domain-containing protein, giving the protein MANVNQLASAALSETGGIFRLAPNWVPRSFLQPGRRLKLHPNDYYALGMNRGGIDERWFGSTTEAANDNRGWDEGLSYCVHNGEKFLLRDAVEELKGEIIGDHIWDTYKKWPVYSKFFDNMGPIPHHMHQNKEQAAKVGQEGKPESYYFPPQMNAIGNNFPYTFMGLEPGTTKQDVIDCLDRWNDGDNGILDLSKAYRLKPGTGWLIPPCVLHAPGSLVTYEPQWGSDVFGMYQNLVEGREVPRALLTKDFPADKHDDNTYLVEALDWEKNVDPNFKDSNYLEPIVSEQGNGWVDKWIVYGKVDGEQLFTAKELTLQPGAKCTIKDGGAYSWITVQGSGQVESMVLQSPVMIRFGEMTEDEIFVTAKKAGEGVTYENTGKEPLVGLRYFGPDAQPSAPAVGDYKNS